In Triticum urartu cultivar G1812 chromosome 6, Tu2.1, whole genome shotgun sequence, the following proteins share a genomic window:
- the LOC125512259 gene encoding two-component response regulator ORR27-like, translated as MENGNAFPSGVSRDTLPQHFPVGMRVLVVEDDPNDLEHLTQILERCGYKVTAKASPREALKEVEENGEGFHFDIIMTVVHGGEEGDGFDGFDLLKRVRDHYPVIIFSADYSKEMVMRTINEGACDFMPKPMCYQEVRNIWFHVDMQRGLEVDDPNEGVEGASNNENPPEIK; from the exons ATGGAGAACGGCAACGCCTTCCCTTCTGGTGTCAGCAGGGACACTTTGCCCCAGCATTTCCCCGTCGGGATGAGGGTCCTCGTGGTGGAGGACGACCCGAACGACCTTGAGCACTTGACGCAAATCCTCGAGAGGTGCGGCTACAAAG TGACGGCGAAAGCGTCGCCGAGAGAAGCGctgaaagaggtggaggagaatgGAGAGGGCTTCCACTTCGACATCATCATGACCGTCGTGCACGGTGGCGAAGAAGGAGATGGATTCGATGGCTTCGACCTCCTCAAGCGCGTTCGGGATCATTACCCAGTCATCA TTTTCTCCGCCGACTATTCCAAGGAGATGGTGATGAGGACAATCAATGAAGGCGCCTGTGACTTCATGCCAAAGCCTATGTGCTACCAGGAGGTGCGCAATATATGGTTCCATGTCGACATGCAGAGGGGATTAGAAGTGGACGACCCTAACGAGGGGGTAGAAG GAGCTAGCAACAATGAGAATCCCCCTGAGATCAAATAG